The window ATACCGGTGAAGAAATATATATCATCGATTAAACTAAGAAGGGCTTCTGCTATCACCATCGGACTGGTAATTGCAGTGCCCTCCACCGCTTCAACCGCCTGTTATGTCGTTGAAAGATGAATTTGCGATTCACCACTGATATGTTCCTCAATTGCTATACGCTTCGCTGCCAGCATGTACATCGTGTCTATGTATACGTACCCACGTGCACAACGAATATACTCCCCGACGTGGAGTTTGTCAAGACCTCGAATAAACTCTCTCTTCACACTAATACCCGGAGATTGAAGTGAATGACGTTGAGGTGAAGATGTACTATACTATCCCTGTGTTTCGTGATAGCTCTGGGGATGAGACAGTAAGAGTTGAATCAATCGTGCACCAGGGTTGAAGGGGTGAAATGGGGAGTCATAGAGAGGGCGCCCCTCAGAAGGGGCATAGCCCCTCTAGCTAAACTTCTCTCCCTCTCCTTTGAAGGAGAGGGAGAACAAGGGGGAGAGGTTGAAACAAATCAGCTACCAACCGATAGAATGGCTCGGCGACCGGGTACGCCTGCTGGACCAGACCCGACTTCCCGGCGAAGAGGTCTACCTGGAAATTGCGGACTACCGCGAGATGGCTGTAGCCATTAAAGAGCTGAAGGTCCGGGGCGCTCCGGCCATAGGAGTGGCCGGTGCCTACGGAATGGTTCTCGGCGCTCTGGCAATCAAAGCCGGTACCATCGAGGAGTTCCGGGACAGGCTCCAGGAAGTCAGCCGGACACTGAGGAGTACCCGGCCCACTGCTAAAAACCTCTTCATTGCGCTGGACAGGATGGACGCCGTGGCCGCTTCCGGGAAGGACCTCACACGCACGAAGGCAGCCCTGATAGACGAGGCAATCAGCATCCACGCCGGGGAAGCCGAGGCCACCGAAAACCTGAGTCGGATTGGTGCCGACCTTATCCAGAACGGCTTCACCATCCTGACCCACTGCAATACCGGCCCGCTGGCGACCACCGGCTACGGTACCGCGCTGGGCGTCATACTATATGCCCACGAGCAGGGCAAGGAGGTCCGTGTGCTGGCCGACGAGACCCGTCCGCTGCTCCAGGGGGCACGCCTCACCTGCTGGGAGCTTCAAAAGGCCGGCATCCCGGTAACCCTGATTACCGACTCCATGGCGGGCTACTTTATGAGTAAAGGGAGTGTCGACTGCGTGATTGTGGGGGCGGATAGGATTGCCGCCAACGGGGACACTGCCAACAAGATAGGCACCTACACCGTGGCGGTACTGGCGAAAGAGAACGGCGTGCCCTTCTACGTGGCCGCACCGACGACCACCATCGACGTGTCTCTGGCCTCCGGTGACGAAATCCCGATAGAGGAGCGAAGTCCGGACGAGGTCACGAGCTTCCACGGTATCCACACTACCCCTGAGGGTTGCCAGGCCGCCAACCCCGCCTTCGACGTCACCCCGCATCGGTATATCACCGCCATCATCACCGAGCGTGGTATAATACGGGAACCGTTTGGGGAGGGGATTGGGGGAGTATGATACCGGATTCCGCTCCTTGAACCGGCTATAATGATAGTATTGGGACTGACCCATTGACGGAGGGGAAGATGAAGATAAGAGACCTCACCACCGAACAGTTGAAGGCGTTGATTCAGGACGTGGTGGAAGAGAAGCTCCAGGAGATGCTTGATGACCCTGACCAGGGGTTGGAATTGAGGGAAGAGGTCAAGCAGAGG of the Dehalococcoidales bacterium genome contains:
- the mtnA gene encoding S-methyl-5-thioribose-1-phosphate isomerase, with the translated sequence MKQISYQPIEWLGDRVRLLDQTRLPGEEVYLEIADYREMAVAIKELKVRGAPAIGVAGAYGMVLGALAIKAGTIEEFRDRLQEVSRTLRSTRPTAKNLFIALDRMDAVAASGKDLTRTKAALIDEAISIHAGEAEATENLSRIGADLIQNGFTILTHCNTGPLATTGYGTALGVILYAHEQGKEVRVLADETRPLLQGARLTCWELQKAGIPVTLITDSMAGYFMSKGSVDCVIVGADRIAANGDTANKIGTYTVAVLAKENGVPFYVAAPTTTIDVSLASGDEIPIEERSPDEVTSFHGIHTTPEGCQAANPAFDVTPHRYITAIITERGIIREPFGEGIGGV